The genomic window CTGCGACAGCTCGCCCGACAGCACGACCGACTCGCGAGAGCTCACGCCCAGGTCGGCCAGCGACAGTTCGGGGTCGACCTCGTCGGGGGTGCGGCCGATGTTGGTGACCAGGTAGTCGACGAGCCAATGCCGAAGGTCGGCTTCGCTGCGGATACTCGACGTCATGCCGCCACAGCCAGCCGGTCGGGTTGCCGGACCGTCGGCATCTCTAGCAAACCGAGCGCAGAAGAGGCGCTCACCCGCATTGCGTTACCTTCCCGTTTCGCCGTCGGCGCTATGTGCGCACGCCTGGCCGCCGCCCCGTGGAGCGGCTTTCGCGGGCCCTTTCGGAGCCCCCCTGGCACACGGCAGCTGCTGGTTGGAAACGTCGGCGCGCTAGAGCCGGATGGCCACAATTGCGACGATTGTTACCCCCGACCACCCGTCTCTGAAGAGCAACGTATGCAATCTTGGGCGGCCCCGTGGTGGTATTTACGAAATCCACAGGTTTTTGTACGGCCGTTCAATAACGGGGCCCGGGTGGGCATGACGTCCCGCCGACCGGGGCCCGATATTTCCGCAGGTCACGGCCCCGTGGTGCGGCAGTGACTGCTGGTGCTGGCGGTTAGGGGCGTGGCCATTTGGATCAGAGTGAGGCGATCTTCGGCCGCACCGACGACCGGCCGGCGCCGTCCAGCTAACTATCGGGCCGTCAACCGAGGACGCGTCCCTCGATCTCTTTCACCAGCTCGGGCAAGTTGCTGTTGAGGTAGAAGTGGTCCCCGGGGAATACCCGGAGGGAGAACTCGTCGGTGGTGCGGTCGGCCCAGGCCGTCATGTTCTCGGCGGCGACGATCAGGTCGTCGTCTCCGACGAACGCGTGGATCGGGCACGACACCGTGACCTGCGGCGGGCGGGTGTAGTTCGCGATGGCTCGCACGCTCTGCAGGGTGGGACTGATGTTGGAGGCGAATTCTTCGTTGGCCAGGCGGTCGGGATCCGTCTCGGTGACCTGGGCGACCAGGTTCAGAATGTCGTGATCCGATCCCTGCAGCTCCTTGTAGCGGATGTGGCCCGGCGCCGCGCAGGACGAGATGAACAGGTCGGTGATTCCGAATCCGGCCGATTGGAAGCGCAGCGCCACCTCGAAGGCGACCAGCCCGCCCATGCTGTGACCGAAAAAAGCGACCCGGCCGGCGGTTTTGGCCGACGGGGCCATCATCGTGAAGATCTCTTCGGCGAGTTCGGGAACGCTGGACAGCGGCGTCAAGCCGCGATCGCTGGTGTTCGGATACTGGACGGCGATCCGTTTCATCTCCGGTGAAAGCGCCTTGGCGAAGGGTACGTAGAAGGTCGCCGCACCACCGGCGTGGGGAAAGATGAACAGCGTCGGCTTCTCGTCGCCTTGTTCGGTGGGCCCGGTCACCGGTGCAGACTATCGCGGCGGGTCCGGCGGTCCCGGCCGAACGGCGCGACCTGGCCCGAGCGGGCGTCGGCGCAGAAGTGCTGGAAGAATCGATTTTGTCGCGCGATCGACGGCAAAGTTCGACACACCGGCGTCGCCACCGCCGTCACAGACGTAACACCAGGCACACTGGTAACAACAGGATCTTTTGCAGGATGCCAGGAGGGTATGGCCGTGTACCGAGTCTTTGAAGCGCTGGATGAATTGGGCGCCATCGTCGAAGAAGCCCGCGGCGTGCCCATGACTGCCGGCTGCGTGGTGCCCCGCGGCGACGTGCTGGAGCTGATCGACGACATCAAGGACGCGATCCCGGGTGAGCTCGACGACGCCCAGGACGTGCTGGATGCGCGCGATTCGATGTTGCACGACGCCAAGACGCACGCCGAATCCATGGTGTCCTCGGCGACCACCGAGTCCGAGTCGATGCTCAACCACGCCCGCGCCGAAGCCGACCGGCTACTCTCCGACGCGAAATCGCAGGCCGACCGCATGGTCAGCGAGGCCCGCCAGCACAGCGAGCGGATGGTCGGCGAGGCCCGTGAGGAGTCGATCCGCATCGCGACCGCGGCCAAGCGCGAGTACGAGGCCAGCGTCGGCCGCGCCCAGGCCGAGGCGGACCGCTTGATCGAGAACGGCAACATCGCCTACGAGAAGGCCGTGCAAGAGGGCATCAAGGAGCAGCAGCGCCTGGTGTCGCAGAACGAGGTCGTGCAGGCGGCCAACGCCGAGTCGACGCGGCTCATCGACACCGCGCACGCCGAGGCGGACCGGCTGCGCGGGGAGTGCGACATCTACGTCGACAACAAGCTCGCCGAGTTCGAGGAGTTCCTCAACGGCACCCTGCGTTCGGTGGGCCGCGGTCGGCACCAACTGCGGACCGCGGCGGGAACGCACGACTACGCGACGCGCTGACACCCGGCGGCGACGCCGTCGTCCGCGGGGCCGTGGCTTTGACCTACCGGCGCCGTAACATTCCTCCTATGGCGCGGCAACACGGCAGCACAGCGCAGCAACGTCCGACATCCCCGATGGCCATCGACATCACGCGGCTCGGGCGACGTCCGGGGGCGATGGTCACCCTGCGGCACACCGTGCCCAGCCCGTTGCGCATCGGACTGGACATGATCGCGATCCCGCAGGACGCCCCGCTGGACCTGGATCTGCGCGTGGAATCGGTGTCGGAGGGCGTACTGGTCACCGGGACGGTGGCCGGTACCACCGTGGGTGAGTGCTCGCGTTGCCTGACGCCGGTGCACGGGCGGGTGCAGGTGGCGTTGACCGAGCTGTTCGCCTACCCGGACAGCGCGACCGAGGCGACCACCTCCGAAGACGAGGTGGGCCGGGTGGTCGACGACGTCATCAACCTCGAGCAGTGCGTCATCGACGCCGTCGGGCTGGAGCTCCCGTTCGCCCCCGTGTGCAGGCCGGATTGCCCCGGGCTGTGTCCCGAGTGCGGCGCGCTGCTGGCCGACGAGCCCGGCCATCGCCACGACCGCATTGATCCGCGGTGGGCAAAGCTGGCGGCGCTGTTCCCCGCAAGCGGGAGGGACCCCCAGCCCGACGAGGCGGACGAACCGCGGGGTGATCGATGACCTCGCGACAGGTCCTGCTCGACGCCCTCGGGGCCGACCTCCCGGATGAGTTGCTGACGCTGGCGTTGACGCATCGCAGCTACGCCTACGAGCACGGCGGACTGCCGACCAACGAGCGGTTGGAGTTCCTCGGTGATGCGGTGTTGGGTCTCACCGTGACCGACGAGCTCTACCACCGCCACCCCGACCGTTCGGAGGGCGACCTGGCCAAACTGCGCGCCAGCGTCGTCAACACCCAGGCGCTGGCCGACGTCGCGCGCAACCTGTGCGAGGGCGGCCTGGGGATGCACCTGTTCCTGGGGCGCGGCGAGGCGAACACCGGCGGGGCGGACAAGTCGAGCATCCTGGCCGATGGCATGGAGTCGCTGCTGGGCGCCATCTACCTGCAGCACGGCATCACCGTTGCGCGGGAGGTGATTCTGCGGCTGTTCGGAGCGCTGCTGGACGCCGCGCCCACGCTGGGCGCCGGGCTGGACTGGAAGACCAGCCTGCAGGAGCTGACCGCCGCGCGCGGCCTGGGCGCACCGACCTACGTCGTCACCTCCACCGGCCCGGACCACGACAAGGAATTCACCGCGGTGGTCGTCGTGATGGAAACCGAGTACGGCTCGGGCGTGGGGCGCTCGAAAAAGGAGGCCGAGCAAAAGGCCGCCGCGGAGACGTGGAAGGCGCTGGAAGTGATGGACACCGCGGGGAAAACTTCTGCCTAGATGCCTGAGCTGCCCGAAGTCGAGGTGGTGCGCCGCGGCCTGGCCGCCCACGTGGTGGGCAAGACGATCACCGCGGTGCGCGTCCACCACCCCCGCGCGGTGCGCCGCCACGAGGCCGGGCCCGCCGACCTCACGGCGCGGCTGCTTGGCGAGCGGATCACCGGGACCGACCGGCGCGGCAAGTACCTGTGGCTGCTGCTGGGCCCGGACCCCGAGCCGGCGACCGCGCTCGTCGTCCACCTCGGCATGAGCGGGCAGATGCTGCTCGGCGAGGTGCCGCGAGCCGACCACGTGCGGATCTCCGCGCTGCTCGACGACGGAACCGTGCTCAGCTTCGCCGATCAGCGGACCTTCGGCGGGTGGATGCTGGCCGACCTCGTCGAGGTGGACGGCAGCGTGGTGCCTCAGCCCGTGGCCCACCTGGCGCGCGACCCGCTGGACCCGCGGTTCGACCGCGACGCGGTGGTGAAGGTGTTGCGCGGCAAGCATTCCGAGATCAAACGCCAACTGCTGGACCAGCAGGTGGTGTCGGGTATCGGCAACATCTACGCCGACGAGGCGCTGTGGCGGGCCAAGGTCAACGGCGCCCGGATCGCGGCCATGCTGAGCCGCCGCCGGCTGACCGATGTCCTGGACGCCGCCGCTGCCGTGATGCGCGAGGCGCTCGCCAAGGGCGGGACGTCGTTCGACTCGCTCTATGTCAACGTCAACGGCCAATCGGGCTACTTCGACCGGTCCCTGGATGCCTACGGCCGCGCGGACGAACCCTGCCGGCGCTGCGGCGCGGCCATGCGCCGGGAGAAGTTCATGAACCGGTCGTCGTTCTACTGCCCCAGGTGCCAGCCGCGGCCCCGCCGTTGACTTTCTCAGGAAAAGCCGAGCCTATCCTCAGCGGCGTGAGGTTATCCTTACCAACATGATGAACCTCTGGCTGCAGGGTGGGTGAAGGGCGGGCGATGCGCGGATCTGCGCACAACGGGAACGGCGGTCCGGGTTCGCCGACGGCGCTGGCCGAGCTGGCCCCCGGCCAGCGGGCAACCATCGTGGGCGTGACCTCGGCGACGCCGTCCGTCGTGGCGGGCCGCCTGCGGCAGTTGGGATTTCGGCCGGCCGCCCACATCGAGGTCATTCGCCGGGCCCCGATGGGTGACCCGACCATCTATCGCGTTCAGGACACCGAGCTGTGCCTGCGCCGGCGCGAGGCGCGGCTGATCGAAGTCCATCGGGACGGCCGCGCATGACGTCGTGCCACGAGGAGGGCGGCGGCGCGGTCGCCGTCGCCGGCCGGGCCCGCGTCGCGCTGGTGGGCAGCCCCAACGCCGGCAAGACCTCCGTGTTCAATCACCTGACCGGGCTGCGCGCCAAGACCGGTAACTACCCGGGCGTCACCGTCGGGCGCAGCGTCGGCATCGCCAAGGTGGACGGCGTCGAGGTCGCCATCGAGGACCTGCCCGGCACCTACAGCCTCGACCCCATCAGCCCCGACGAGCAGGTGGTGGCCGACCTGCTGGCCGGCGAGGTCTACGAGGACGGCCGCCCCGATGCGATCGTCATCGTCGCCGACGCCACCACGCTGCACCGCTCAATCATCCTGATAGCCCAGGTGCTGCGGCTGGATCTGCCCTGCCTGCTGGCGCTGACCATGACCGACGAGTTGACGGCGCGCGGCGGCGGCATCTCGGTCGACGCCCTGTCCACGGCGCTGGGGATCCCCGTCGTCGCCGTGGTGGCCAACCGCGGCGTCGGCATCGACACGCTGCGCGCCCGGCTGACCTCCTTCGGCCGGTGGCAGCGGCCCCCGATCCTGCCGCCGGGCGACGACGCCGCCATCGACGCATGGGGCCGCTCGGTGCTCGATGCGGCTGATTACGTTGCGCCCCAACCGGATCGACGCACCCGCGGAATCGACCGGGTGGTGCTGCATCCGCTGTGGGGATCCCTCATCTTCTTCGCGGTGATGTTCTGCTTCTTCCAGGTCGTCTTCACCGTGGCGGCGCCGCTGCAGGACCGGGTGGGCCAGGCGCTGACTTGGCTGGGCGCCCTGGTCAGCGATCACGTGGGCAATTACGTCGTGCGCGGGCTGCTCGGCCAGGGGCTGATCGGCGGCGTGGGCACGGTGCTGCAGTTCATCCCGCAGATCGTGTTGCTGTTCCTGCTGATCGCGCTGCTGGAAAACGTCGGCTACATGGCGCGGGCCGCCTTCTTGATGGACCGGGTGATGGCCGCGACGGGCCTGGAGGGGCGCGCCTTCGTCGCGATGCTCTCGTCGTTCGCCTGCGCGATCCCGGGCATCATGGCCACCCGCACGCTGCCGTCGTCGCGCGACCGGATCGCCACGATCATCACCGCGCCGCTGATGACGTGTTCGGCCCGGCTTCCGGTGTTCACGCTGCTGGTCGGGATGCTGGTGTCGCCGCGGACGCTGTGGGGACCGCTCAGCGCGCAGGGCGTCGCGATGTTCGCGCTGTACATGTGCGGCGGCACCTCGGCCCTGATCGCCGCGACGGTGTTCAAATCGACGATCCTGCGCAGCGATCTGCTTCCGTTCACGATGGAGCTGCCGCCGTACCGCTTCCCGTCGGTCAAGACGGTGCTGATCACGATGTGGGATTCGGCAAAGATGTTCCTGCGCAAAGCCGGAACCATCATCCTGGGCACGTCGGTGGTGCTATGGGTGCTGCTGAACCTGCCCGCGCGCCCCACCGAAACCGCGCAGCTGTCGCCGACCGACACCACCGCCTACGTGATGGATCACAGCTTCGCCGCCGACGTCGGCAAGGCGGTCGGGCCGGTGTTCAAGCCGCTCGGCTTCGATTGGCGCGTCAACATCGCCCTGCTCGGGTCGATGTCGGCGCGCGAAGTGTTCGTGTCCACCCTGGGCCAGGTGGCGGCCGCGACGGACCCCGACAACCCGCGCGAAGCGCTGGCCACGATGACCGACGACGCCGGCCACAAGGTGTTCACGGCGCCGACCGTGATCGCGTTGATGGCGTACTTCATCTTTGCGCTGCAATGCATGTCGACCGTCGCGGTGATGCGCCGCGAAACGAACTCGTGGCGGTGGCCCGCGATCGCGTGGTCCTATATGTTCGCCCTGGCCTGGGTGATGGCGTTCGCGGCCCGGTCGGTCGCGATCGCCGCGGGCGCATGACTCCCCTGCACGCCGTCGCCACCGCGGATCCGCGGCAGCTGCGCTGGGTGGTCGCGGCCGACCGGCTGCCGCCGCGCGGCACCGTCCGGCACGCCCCGGGCCGGTTGGGTGCCCTGCTGGACGCGGGCGTGCTCGACGAGATCGTGGTGGGCGCGACCGACATCGCGATCACCGTCGGCCCGTCCGGCAGCTGGCGCGCGGTGGGCGACGACGTTCGCGACGCGCTCGGCGCGGCACTGCTGGACCCGGCGGGCTGGGTGCTCGACGGCCCGGACCTTAAAACCGTTGCCGCCGAACTGCTTTCCGGCTCGGTCGGCGCGCTGGCGGCCTCGCACGGCGGTTCGATCGAGCTGGTCTCGGTGGCCGGCCACACCGTGACCGTGCGCATGTCGGGAGCCTGCGACGGATGCCCGGCCGCGACCTCTACGCTGCGCGACGTGTTCGAGCGCGAACTGCGACGAACCGATCCGGCGGCGGTCGTGTCCTGTGAAAACGATTCGGCGGCAATATCTCTGGGCAAGAAGCTGCTGTCGTTGATAGTCCGCTGAGGGCGCGGCCGGCGGCCCCGGTAGAAATGAGCCATGACGCAACTGTGGGTCGAGCGCACCGGAACGCGCCGCTACACCGGACACAGCTCGCGCGGCGCGAAGGTGCTGGTGGGCTCCGAGGACATCGACGGAGTGTTCACGCCCGGCGAGCTGCTGAAGATCGCGCTCGCCGCGTGCAGCGGCATGTCGAGTGACCAACCCCTGGCCCGCCGGCTCGGCGACGACTACCAGGCCGTCGTGCGGGTCTCCGGCGACGCCGACCGGGAAGAAGAGGTCTACCCGCTGCTGAGCGAGACGCTCGAGGTCGACCTGTCGGGCTTGTCCGCGGAAGAGGCGGAACGGCTGCTGGTCGTCGTCAACCGCGCGATCGACCTGGTCTGCACGGTGGGGCGCACCCTGAAGTCCGGCACGACGGTCACCTTCGAGGTCGTGTCCAAGGCCCCCGATGCCGGATCCTGACGTTCGGCTGACCGCGTGGGTGCGCGGCGCCGTGCAGGGTGTCGGTTTCCGCTGGTGGACCCGGTGCCGGGCGCTGGAGCTCGGCCTCACCGGCTACGCGGCCAACCTGGCCGACGGCCGGGTGCGGGTGGTCGCGCAGGGACCGCGCGCGGCGGGGGAGAAGCTGCTGGCGCTGCTCGAGGGCGCGCCGTCGTGGCCGGCGCAGCCCGGCCGTGTCGACGACGTCGCCGCCGAGTGGTCGGACCCGGACGGGCAATTCGACGGGTTCGTCGAGCGCTAGCACCCCGCGCTAGCAGGCTCGAGACGGCAGTACGCCCCGGCTTGTCGTGACTGATGTGGCCGCTGTTACTCGTGCGTCGGGCGGTGAACGATAGGCGAATTTCGTGTGCGCCGACACCCCGCGAGGAGCGTGGACCCGGCAATTTCAGCGGTAGTCTGGCTCGCCGTGTACCTCAAGAGTCTGACGCTGAAGGGCTTCAAGTCCTTCGCCTCGCCGACGACTCTGCGTTTCGAGCCGGGCATCACCGCCGTCGTCGGGCCCAACGGTTCGGGCAAATCCAACGTGGTCGACGCCCTGGCGTGGGTGATGGGCGAGCAGGGCGCCAAGACACTGCGCGGCGGGAAGATGGAAGACGTCATCTTCGCCGGCACGTCGTCGCGGGCCCCGCTCGGCCGGGCCGAGGTCACCGTCACCATCGACAACTCCGACAACGCGCTGCCGATCGAATACTCCGAGGTGTCGATCACCCGGCGGATGTTCCGCGACGGCGCCAGTGAATACGAAATCAACGGCGCCAATTGCCGATTGATGGACGTACAGGAGCTGCTCAGCGACTCCGGCATCGGCCGCGAGATGCACGTGATCGTCGGGCAGGGCAAGCTCGACGAGATCTTGCAGTCGCGCCCGGAGGATCGGCGCGCGTTCATCGAGGAAGCCGCGGGCGTGCTCAAGCACCGCAAGCGCAAGGAAAAAGCGCTCCGCAAACTCGACTCGATGCAGGCCAACCTGGCCCGCCTCACCGACCTGACCACCGAACTGCGGCGGCAGCTCAAGCCGCTGGGCCGCCAGGCCGAGGTGGCGCGGCGCGCCCAGACGATCCAGGCGGACCTGCGCGACGCCCGGCTGCGGCTGGCCGCCGACGACCTGGTCAGCCGGCAGGTCGAGCGAGACGCGATCTTCGAGGCCGAGGCGGCGATGCGCCGCGAGCACGACGAGGCCGCCGCCCGCCTGGCGGTCGCGGCCGAGGAGCTGGCGAACCACGAGAACGCGCTCGCCGAGCTGTCGGGCCGCGCAGAGAGCGTCCAGCACACCTGGTTCGGGTTGTCTGCCCTCGCCGAGCGGGTCAGCGCCACCGTGCGCATCGCCAGCGAACGCGCGCAATACCTGGACATCGAGCCGGTCTCGACCGGCGACACCGATCCGGACGCGCTGGAGGCCGAGGCTCAGCAGGTGGCGATCGCCGAGCAGCAGCTGTTCGCCGAGCTCGCCACCGCGCGGTCCCGGCTGGACGCGGCTCGCACCGAATTGGCCGAGCGCGAGCGCGAGGCCGCCGAGGCTGACCGCGCCCACCTGGCCGCGGTGCGGGCCGAGGCGGACCGCCGGGAGGGTCTGGCCCGGCTGGCCGGGCAGGTCGAGACGATGCGGGCGCGCGTGGAGTCGATCGATGACAGCGTCGCGCGGCTGTCCGAGCGCATCGAAGAAGGCGCCGCCCGCGTGCAGCAGACGCGGGCCGAGTTCGAAACCGTGCAGGGCCGCGTCGGCGAGCTGGATCAGGGCGAGGTCGGCCTCGACGAGCACCACGAGCGAACCGTCGCGGCGCTGCGGCTGGCCGACGAGCGCGTTGCCGAGCTGCAGGCCGCCGAGCGGGGCGCCGAGCGTCAGGTGGCGTCGCTGCGCGCGCGCATCGAGGCCCTCTCGGTCAGCCTGGAACGCAAGGACGGCGCGGCCTGGCTTAACCAAAACCACGGTGGCGCAGGGCTTCTCGGGCCGATCGCCAACCTGGTGAAGGTCAGTTCGGGGTATGAGGCGGCGCTGGCCGCGGTACTCGGGCCCGCGGCCGACGCGCTGGCCGCCGAGAGCTTCGGCGCGGCCCGCTCGGCCGTCGCCGCCCTCAAGGAGGCCGACGGTGGCCGCGCGGCGCTGGTGCTGGGCGACTGGCCGGCCGAACCCCCGGCCCGCAGCGAGGTGTTGCCGGGCGGCGCCCTGTGGGCGCTGGACCTGGTCGAGGCACCGCACCGGCTGCGCGGCGCGATGGCGGCCATGCTCTCCGGCGTCGTGGTGGTCGACGACCTGGGTCAGGCGCTGGATCTGGTGGCGGCGCACCCGCGACTGCGCGCGGTCACGCTCGACGGCGATCTGGTGGGGGCCGGCTGGGTGAGCGGCGGCTCGGACCGCAAGGTTTCCACGCTGGAGCTGATCTCCGAGATCGACAAGGCCAGCAGCGAGCTGGCGGCCGCGGAGGTGCAGGTCGCCGAGCTGACCGCGGCGCTGTCCGGCGCGCTGGCCGAGCAGATCTCCCGGCAGGACTCCGCCGAGCAGGCCCTGGCCGCCCTCAACGAGTCGGATACCGAAATCTCCGCGATGTACGAGCAGCTGGGCCGGCTGGGCCAGGAGGCGCGCGGCGCCGAGGACGAATGGAACCGGCTGGTGCGCCAGCGTCAGGAGCTGGAAGCCGGGCGCACGCAGACCCTCGAAGAGGTCACCGAACTCGAGACCCGGCTGCTCAACGCCCAGCAGAACCAGGATGTGGACGGCGCGCAGCCCGACCACGCGGAGGTTCGTCAGCGCATCGCCGCCCAGGCCGAAGCCGCTCGCGGCGTCGAGGTCGAGGCGCGGCTGGCGGTGCGCACCGCCGAGGAGCGGGCCAACGCCGTGCGGGGTCGAGCGGATTCGTTGCGCCGGGCCGCCGCCGCCGAACGTGAGGCACGGCTGCGAGCCCAGCAGGCGCACGCCGCCCGGCTGCGGGCCGCGGCGGTGGCAGCGGCCGTGGCCGACGCCGGCCGGCTGCTGGCCGAGCGGCTGAACGGGGTGGTCGCGGCGGCGTCGCAGATCCGCGACGCGCTGGCCGCCGAACGCCAGGAGCGCACGGCCGCGATGACGGCCGTGCGCGGCGAGGTGAACACGCTGAACGCGCGGGTCACGGCGCTCACGGATTCGCTGCACCGCGACGAGGTGGCCAACACCCAGGCGGCCATGCGCATCGAGCAGCTCGAGCAGATGGTGCTCGAACAGTTCGGCATGGCGCCGGCGGACCTGGTCGCCGAGTACGGGCCCGAGGTGGCGTTGCCGCCGACGGAGCTGGAGATGGCCGAGTACGAGCAGGCCAAGGAGCGCGGCGAGCAGGTGTTCGCGCCCGCGCCGATTCCGTTCGACCGGCTCAGCCAGGAGCGCCGCGCCAAACGGGCCGAGCGGGAGCTGGCCGAACTGGGCCGGGTCAACCCGCTGGCCCTCGAAGAGTTTGCCGCGCTGGAGGAGCGCTACAACTTCCTGTCCACCCAGCTCGAGGATGTCAAGTCGGCCCGCAAGGACCTCCTCGACGTCGTCGCCGAGGTCGACGCCCGCATCCTGCAGGTATTCAGCGACGCGTTTGTCGACGTGGAGCGCGAATTTCAGGAAGTCTTCACCGTGCTGTTCCCGGGCGGCGAGGGTCGGCTGCGGCTGACCAACCCGGACGACATGCTGACCACCGGCATCGAGGTGGAAGCCCGTCCGCCGGGCAAGAAGGTCACCCGGCTGTCTTTGCTGTCCGGCGGCGAAAAGGCGCTGACCGCGGTGGCCATGCTGGTGGCGATCTTCCGCGCCCGCCCGTCGCCGTTCTACATCATGGACGAGGTCGAGGCGGCACTCGACGACACCAACCTGCGCCGGCTGATCTCCCTGTTCGAACTGCTGCGGGCGCGCTCGCAGCTGCTGATCATCACCCACCAGAAGCCGACCATGGAGGTCGCCGACGCGCTCTACGGCGTAACGATGCAGGGCGACGGCATCACGGCGGTGATCTCGCAGCGGATGCGCGGCCAGCAGGTGGAGCAGCTGGTCGGCCAGCCGTCGTGAGGACAGTTGGGATCGGTAGCGGCGCGACGCCGCTGAACTTGCGGTGGGCCCGCTCCGCGGGCAGAAAGGAATCCGCAATGGAGATCAACCGCATCACGGCAGGTGCCGTAGCGGCGGCGGCGCTGGCGGCGACGCTGGTCGGCTGCAGCAGCGCTGGATCGTCGTCGAAGTCAGGCTCGGCCACACCGGCCGGCACCGCCGCGGCCACGACAACCGGGACCTCAGCTCCGACGTCTTCGTCGCAGGCACGGCCGAGCGACTACACCGGGCTGTTGATCCAGACGGCGGACATCGATGCGCCGATTCCCTTCGTGGCCGGCCCGCCGACCACCAACCCCAATGGCCAGCCTGGCGCCACGATCACCTTCAGCAGCCAACCTCACCCCGCAGATCAGGACGGTGTGACGGTCAAGGAGGTCCAGATCCGCGACACCATTCAGGTCCTGCCGGATGCGGGCGCGGCCACGAGCGCGCTGAACGCCGCAAAGGTGGGACGGGGCATCGTTGCGGATCCCAAAGCGGACCCGGCGAATGTCGGCACCGGCGGAACCACATTGACGGGCACATCGCCGGACGGATCCAAGGGGGTGACGGCCTTGCTGTTCACCGAGGGCCGGGCCTTCGTCACGCTGGAGTTTGTCAGCGCGCCTGACTCGCCGCCGCCGCCGCCGGACTTCGTCATCGACATGGGCAAGAAGCAAGACGCGGCAGTCAAGAAGGGGCTCGGCGGCTGACGGCGACGTGATTTCGGCCGGGACTTCGGCACCTCCGTTTTCGGGGCTCCCAGGTGCCCCTGGAAGGATGTCGACGTGCCCCAAGGTCTTTGGATCGCCGTCGCGGTCGTCGCTGCCCTGGTCGTCATCATCGCGCTGGTCTGGGGTCTGGCGCGCTACCGCCGGCGCCAGATCAGCCTGTCGACCCGGCCGGAGCCCACCGGTCTCGACCGTTCGGGCGGCTATACCGCGTCGTCGGGCATCACTTTCAGTCAGACCGCGACGCCGCCCCAGGAGCGGATCGACACCACCGGGCTGCCGGCGGTGGGCGACGATGCGACCATCCCGCGCGACGCGCCGCGGCGCACCATCGCCGACGTCGAGCTCCCGGAGCCCGTCGTCGAGGCCGCGCCCGCACCGGAAACGCCGCCGGCGCCCGGGATCGAGGAGATCGCGCCGACCGAGGGCCGGCTGGAGCGCCTGCGCGGACGGCTGGCCCGCTCGCAGAACGCCTTGGGCCGCAGCGTGCTCGGCCTGATCGGGGGCGGCGACCTGGACGAGGACTCGTGGCAGGACGTCGAGGACACGCTGCTCATCGCCGACCTGGGTCCGGTGGTCACCGAGGCGGTCGTCGCGCAGCTGCGCAGCAGGCTGGCCGGCAGCAAGGTCCGCACCGAGGCCGATGCGCGGGCCGTGCTGCGCGATGTGTTGATCAAGGAGCTGCACCCCGACATGGACCGCACTATCCGGGCGTTACCGCACGCCGATCACCCGGCGGTGCTGCTGGTCGTCGGGGTCAACGGCACCGGGAAGACCACCACCGTCGGCAAGCTGGCGCGCGTGCTGGTCGCCGACGGGCGCCGCGTCGTGCTGGGGGCCGCCGACACGTTTCGGGCCGCGGCGGCCGACCAGTTGCAGAC from Mycobacterium shigaense includes these protein-coding regions:
- a CDS encoding NifU family protein, translating into MTPLHAVATADPRQLRWVVAADRLPPRGTVRHAPGRLGALLDAGVLDEIVVGATDIAITVGPSGSWRAVGDDVRDALGAALLDPAGWVLDGPDLKTVAAELLSGSVGALAASHGGSIELVSVAGHTVTVRMSGACDGCPAATSTLRDVFERELRRTDPAAVVSCENDSAAISLGKKLLSLIVR
- a CDS encoding OsmC family protein translates to MTQLWVERTGTRRYTGHSSRGAKVLVGSEDIDGVFTPGELLKIALAACSGMSSDQPLARRLGDDYQAVVRVSGDADREEEVYPLLSETLEVDLSGLSAEEAERLLVVVNRAIDLVCTVGRTLKSGTTVTFEVVSKAPDAGS
- a CDS encoding acylphosphatase, with the protein product MPDPDVRLTAWVRGAVQGVGFRWWTRCRALELGLTGYAANLADGRVRVVAQGPRAAGEKLLALLEGAPSWPAQPGRVDDVAAEWSDPDGQFDGFVER
- the smc gene encoding chromosome segregation protein SMC — encoded protein: MYLKSLTLKGFKSFASPTTLRFEPGITAVVGPNGSGKSNVVDALAWVMGEQGAKTLRGGKMEDVIFAGTSSRAPLGRAEVTVTIDNSDNALPIEYSEVSITRRMFRDGASEYEINGANCRLMDVQELLSDSGIGREMHVIVGQGKLDEILQSRPEDRRAFIEEAAGVLKHRKRKEKALRKLDSMQANLARLTDLTTELRRQLKPLGRQAEVARRAQTIQADLRDARLRLAADDLVSRQVERDAIFEAEAAMRREHDEAAARLAVAAEELANHENALAELSGRAESVQHTWFGLSALAERVSATVRIASERAQYLDIEPVSTGDTDPDALEAEAQQVAIAEQQLFAELATARSRLDAARTELAEREREAAEADRAHLAAVRAEADRREGLARLAGQVETMRARVESIDDSVARLSERIEEGAARVQQTRAEFETVQGRVGELDQGEVGLDEHHERTVAALRLADERVAELQAAERGAERQVASLRARIEALSVSLERKDGAAWLNQNHGGAGLLGPIANLVKVSSGYEAALAAVLGPAADALAAESFGAARSAVAALKEADGGRAALVLGDWPAEPPARSEVLPGGALWALDLVEAPHRLRGAMAAMLSGVVVVDDLGQALDLVAAHPRLRAVTLDGDLVGAGWVSGGSDRKVSTLELISEIDKASSELAAAEVQVAELTAALSGALAEQISRQDSAEQALAALNESDTEISAMYEQLGRLGQEARGAEDEWNRLVRQRQELEAGRTQTLEEVTELETRLLNAQQNQDVDGAQPDHAEVRQRIAAQAEAARGVEVEARLAVRTAEERANAVRGRADSLRRAAAAEREARLRAQQAHAARLRAAAVAAAVADAGRLLAERLNGVVAAASQIRDALAAERQERTAAMTAVRGEVNTLNARVTALTDSLHRDEVANTQAAMRIEQLEQMVLEQFGMAPADLVAEYGPEVALPPTELEMAEYEQAKERGEQVFAPAPIPFDRLSQERRAKRAERELAELGRVNPLALEEFAALEERYNFLSTQLEDVKSARKDLLDVVAEVDARILQVFSDAFVDVEREFQEVFTVLFPGGEGRLRLTNPDDMLTTGIEVEARPPGKKVTRLSLLSGGEKALTAVAMLVAIFRARPSPFYIMDEVEAALDDTNLRRLISLFELLRARSQLLIITHQKPTMEVADALYGVTMQGDGITAVISQRMRGQQVEQLVGQPS
- the ftsY gene encoding signal recognition particle-docking protein FtsY, translating into MPQGLWIAVAVVAALVVIIALVWGLARYRRRQISLSTRPEPTGLDRSGGYTASSGITFSQTATPPQERIDTTGLPAVGDDATIPRDAPRRTIADVELPEPVVEAAPAPETPPAPGIEEIAPTEGRLERLRGRLARSQNALGRSVLGLIGGGDLDEDSWQDVEDTLLIADLGPVVTEAVVAQLRSRLAGSKVRTEADARAVLRDVLIKELHPDMDRTIRALPHADHPAVLLVVGVNGTGKTTTVGKLARVLVADGRRVVLGAADTFRAAAADQLQTWASRVGAEVVRGAEGADPASVAYDAVDKGIENGADVVLIDTAGRLHTKVGLMDELDKVKRVVTRRAAVDEVLLVLDATIGQNGLAQAKVFAEVVEITGAVLTKLDGTAKGGIVFRVQQELGVPVKLVGLGEGPDDLAPFEPAAFVDALLG